Genomic segment of Ignavibacteriota bacterium:
CCGCATCCTGCACGATCAGTTCGGCGACGCGCTTCGTGACGCCCATGACGCTCGTGGGGTTCACCGCCTTGTCGCTGGAGATCATGACGAATCGCGCAACCCCATACTTTTCGGCAAGTGTCACCATCACGCGGGTGCCGAGGATGTTATTGGTGACGGCATCAGCAAGGTTCTGCTCCATGAGCCAGACATGTTTGTGTGCCGCAGCATGGAAGATGATCTGTGGACGGTGGGTCAGAAAAACCTGTTCCATCCGCTCGTGGTCGCGTACATCGGCAACGACCGGGATGACGACCATGCCGGGCACGCGGGTCTGCTCCAGCTCCTTCATCATGTGGAAGATGGAGGTCTCGCCGTGGCCCAGGATGATCAGTTCGGAGGGGCGGAAGCCTTTCAACTGACGGACGATCTCGCTCCCGATGGACCCGCCCGCGCCGGTGACGAGGACGCGCCTACCCAGGATGGCGGTACTCACGATCGCGTGGTCTGATCCCACGACATCCCGCCGGAGGAGGTCTTCCAGTTGCACCTCATGGACGGATTCGATCTTTGCTGCGCCGCGGACCAGGTCGAAGAGTCCGGGAGTGATCTTGCTCGGGATCCCCGCTTCCTTGCATATACGGTCGACACGCCGGATCACCTCTCCCGCTGCCGTGGGCATCGCGATGATGACCTCTTTGATGCCGGTGCGGGACGTGATCCAGGGGATGTCGTCGATCACTCCGAACACGGGGATGCCGTAGATGACCTTCTCTGCCTTGTTCGGATCGTCGTCAACAAAACCGATGGGGATCATACCCAGGTGGGGATTATCCTGGAGCTCGCGTGCGATCATGACCCCTGCACTTCCGGCGCCGGCGATGAGGACGGGGTGGGACTCCCCGCCATGTCCCTCTTTTCTGTTGATCGCCGAATAGATGATCCGGATGGAGAACCGGATACCGGTGACGTAGAACAGCGTCATGAGCGCGCTCAGGATCGGCAGCGACCGCGGGATCCCTGGCGGTATCTGTCCGAAGGTATAGAAGATGCCATACGAGACGGCGATCTCGGCGAGGGCAGAGAGCCCGATGGTGCGGGCGACAAGCAGCAGCTCATAGACGCTCGTATAGGCCCAGAGCGTGCTGTAGAGTCCGCCGGCGTAGAAGATGAACCACTTGAGGACGATCATGCCGAGTGTATACACCGCGATGGATTCCCAGAGGGCGGCGAGCCCCTCGAGGGATTCGGTGCGCAGGAGGTACGCGATGGAGGGGATGGCAAGGAGCCCCAGGGTGTCTATGCCGATCAAATAGCGATTGCGGAGGTGGGTCAGCTTGCGGAGCCGGCCGTGCTTGTTGCCCATCCGTAGAAGGTCATTGGCGGTCATAGACGCTCACCCGTTGCAGGGTACAGTGTGAGATCGTGAGAGGCATTGGCGCGCCATCTCCGGCGCCAGTGTACGGCCCGGAATCGAGATGGGGAACGCTACGTCGTCGGAGTTATCTCACACGGTGTTGCCAATAGCATGCCAAGCAAAAGCGGGAAATTCGGCACCAAAAACTGGAAAAACAGGAGATTAGAGGTGGTAGGAAGAACCGGGGGTTCAGTAGGGGGAAACTGTTGTATCTATTATAGTGTGGGGGCGTGCCAAAGGGCGTGGTGGGACCCGGCCGCATGCACCGCCCTACAAAGGCATCCGTGATACAGGCGTTAAACAGGCGCACGTGGTCACGGCTTCTTGAACAACTTCTTCACCGCATCTTCCACACCACCCTTCTTCGCCTTCTCCAGCTGCGCCTCCAGCTCCTTCTTCTTCGCATCCACCATCGCCACCTTATCGTTCACGATCGCGGTGTACTGCGCCAGCTTCTGTTCGGCCTCGGCCTTCTTCGCGGCATAGAGCTTGTCGAACTCAGCCCGCTTCTGCGCGATGATGCCGTTGACCTTCGCCCTCAGCTCGTTCTGCAGCTTCGCCAGCTCCGCGCCCAGCACGGCCTTCACCCGGGCGGAGAACTGCTCGTCCAGGTCGGTGGCAAGCGCCATCTTGAACCCTTCTGCCGAATTCCACAGGCGCAGGTCCACATCGAACCCGCTCACGCCGCCCAGCACTTCACGCGCCAGCCGTTCGCCTACGTTCTTCGCCGGTGCTGCGTACGCTATGGTCATCGTCCGGAAGTCGAGCCGCGTCTTCGCGTCGAAACTGCTGCCGGGGATCCGCACCTCGACCGCGGTGCCGAGCTTCGCGCCGGTGATCGTGGCGGGGAGGAAGTCCTGGCTGCCGATAGCGAACCCGGCCAACGGCACGCCGGTGATGCTCGCGCGGTATTCATCCAGCGGCTCCGCCTTCCGGCGGTCGAAGAGTGCACCGAGCGTTGCCTTCACGCCTGAACCCCGTGCACCCGTGAGGTCGACGGTGAGGGGGAGCCCGGTGATGCGCTGGTCGCTGCTGACGTTCAATACCTTGCCGGTGGCGTAGAAGAAGTCGGGGTTCTGCTTCGCATCCTCGCCGCCCGAGATCGCGATGTTCTTGATCCAGAACTTCGGGTAGTGGCGGTCGACGGCGAAGTGGATGTCCTGCCCCTTCATCCGCGGCGGGCTCACTTCCTTCGGCTGGGAGTCCTGGTAGTTCTTGATCTTCTCCCGCGCCATGTCCACGTACCCGAGGTACGTCTTGACGTCCCGTACCATCTGCTTGCCCACGAGCGCTTCGGCGATGCCGATGGCGTTGATGTCGGGCAGGCGGGCCAGGCTCAGCACGCGCTGGTAGTCGGCCTTGGCGATGTCGTCGATCTCGCCCACCGCCGTGGAGATCTGCTTGATCTCGCCGGTGATGGCGTCACGCCGGGTGTTGTACGTGGTGACGATCTCGTTGAGGCCCTTGCGGGTGTTGTCCACGGTCTGGATGGCAGAGAGGATCGTGGGGACGTCCTTGAGCTTGTTGACGTCGATGGACCGGATGCTGGAGTCCATGACCGCCAGCCGCTGCTTGGTCTGGTCCACATCCGCGAGCGTCGATTGCCACTGCGCCGTGGCCGTTGCCGCACGCGCCTTCAGCGTGTCGATGTGCTTGAGGCTCTTGAGGTCCACGACCTTCAGGATGCTGTCGATGTTGACGCCGTTGCGCAGCATGGCGGGATCGAAGATCGGGGTCTTCTCGACGCTCCGGTTGAGCACATCCTCGGCCAGCGCGGAGAACGAGCGGCTGTCGGATGCGGCTTCATTCTTCGGCCTGCCACCCGGCAGTGTGCCGTTCGTGGTGCGCTTGGTGCCGATGATGAGGTCCTTGACCTCCATGGTATTGATGATGTACTTGCCCCGCAGGAGCTGGCCGGCGTCCATGGTGAACGCCACGCGGCGGGTTTCGAAGATGTTCTTCCACGGGTCGTCGGGGTTGGCGACCTGCATCCGCTCGAACTTCACGCCGAGAGGGAAGAGGGAGAGCGACAGGTCGTCGATCTCGACCTTTGCGCCGACCATCGATTCGCCGGCGGTTTCGAGTCCGGCTTCCACCCAGCCGTCGATGAAGATGTAGACAACGATCCCGAGGATGATCGCGGGAATGAGGACGTAGAGGATGAATTTCTTTCTCATGGCTCAGCCCCCCAGGTCGCGAAGTTTCTCGTACCACTGCACCAGGGTGCTCCGTTTGATCACCTGGTAGATCTTCCACTTCTCCACCTTCGAGCCGACGCGGGCGCGGTACGCCACGACGAACTTCTTCATCCCGTAGTACACAGGAAGGAAGAGGATGAGGGCGCTGATGAAGCTTCCCATCACGACCGTATTATTGAAGCGGGTGAGGGGGGCGACGGGCGCGTTGTAGAGTGTCGTCCAGAAGGACGTCAGCGCATCGATGTTCGTGAGGATCTGGTAGCCGACCCAATGGAATGCGGGATCGAGCAGGAACGCGAACAGGCTGAAGACCGTGAGTGCGACGAGTGCCGCGGAGAGGTTGACGTCCAGGATCAGGATCACGAACCAGACCAGGATGCCCTGCAGGGTGAGGTTGGGCGAGAGGCCGAGGATGGAGCCGAGCGCAAAGCCGCCCGCCACCTGCGCCGGTGTCTGCCCTTCCCGCAGGATCTTGATGAAATCGCGTATGAGTTTGAGCCAGAACATTTGTCATTCTCCCTTAATGATTTCACATAAGAATTAAGAACTAAGAATTCTTAGTTCTTAATTCTTATTGCCACTCGCTAGTAGCCGACAGCTGCGCCGCCCGTACGAGGATCGGCACTGCCGCGCCAGACGCCGTTCGCACGGAGGATCGATGGCGAGATGGCGAGGTGATGGATGCCCTTCGTTGTGTGCCCCATGCTGCGGAGAGCGGCGATGCGGTCGTCCGCGAACCCGTTGTTCTCCAGCAGGATCGTATCCGGCAGATGCTGATGATGGAACCGCGGCGCCACGACCGCCGGGGTGATGTCCATGCCGTGGTCCACAACGTTCGTGATCACCTGGAACACCGCCGTGATGATGCGCGGCCCGCCCGAGGCGCCGGTGATGAGCAGCGGTTCGCCTGCGGGGTCGAGGACGATCGTTGGACTCATCGACGACAGGATGCGCTTACCCGGTGCGATGGCGTTCGCCTCTCCCTGCACGAGTCCGAAGACATTGGGGCTCCCGGGCTTCGATGCGAAATCATCCATCTCATTATTAAGGAGGAACCCGGCACCCGTGACTGTAACAGCGGATCCGAAGCCGAGGTTCACAGTGGTGGTTACGGACACCATATTCCCCGCGCCATCGGCCACGGAGTAGTGCGTGGTGTGCATGCTTTCGATCGCGGGTCCGGCAGGGCCGTAGCTGACGGCACTGGAGGGCGTTGCCCTGGCCGGATCGATCGTGGATCCGCGGAGGTCGGCGTACTCCTGCGACATCAGCCGGACCGCGGGGATGCGGACGAAATCGGGGTCGCCGAACCAGTGGTTCCTGTCGGCGAATGCCCGCCGCATCGCTTCGACGGTCAGATGGATCCCTTCGGGCGAATGCCAGCCGAGTCCGCGCATGTCGTACCGCTCGAGCATGTGCGCCATCAGCGCGATGGTGGTGCCGCCGGATGACGGCGGCGGCATGGAGATGATGGTGTGCTTCCGGTATGCGGTGGTGACCGGCGTGCGCCACACGGCGGTGTACTGCTTGAGGTCTTCGTGCGTGATGATGCCGTTGCCGCGCTGCATCTCCGCAACGATCAGGTCGGCGGTCGTGCCTTCGTAGAATCCGCGCGGGCCTTGGGTGGCGATGCGCTGGAGGGATGCGGCAAGGTCCGGGTTGATCCAGCGCGTGCCGATGCGGAGCGGAGCGCCGTCGGGCAGGAAGAGCGCGGCGGATGCGGGGAACTTCGCCAACCGCGAGGAGTCGTCGCGGACGTTGTCCGAGAGGTCCTTCGTGACGATGAAGCCGTCGGCTGCGAGGCGTATCGCGGGTTCGACGACCGCGTGCCAGGGGAGTTTGCCGAAGCGCTTGTGCGCTTCATACATGCCGGCAACGCTGCCCGGCACGCCCGCTGCGAGGTGTCCGTTGATGGACTTGTCGGTCTGGTTCCCCTGCGCGTCGAGGTACATGTCGCGTGACGCGGCCATGGGAGCCTTCTCGCGGAAGTCGAGTGCTGCGCTGGTGCCATCGGCCATGCGCACGACCATGAATCCGCCGCCGCCGATGTTGCCGGCTTCAGGCAGCACCACGGCGAGGGCGAAGGCGGTGGCGACCGCAGCATCCACGGCGTTGCCGCCCTGGCGCATGATCTGCACGCCGGCTTCGGAGGCAAGAGGCTGGTCGCTTGCGACCATGCCGTTGGTGCCGGTGACGGGCGGCGGGACGCGGGCGAATTCCCAGGTTGAAGGGATGGCGGGGCTGGTGGCGGCGTCGCGGTGCGCGTGCGGCGCGCGCGGCGCCGCCAGCGAGCGCCAGCGCGATCAGTATGATGGCGGGTATTAGGCCGTTGTTCATTTTCTCTGCTCGTTGTTGTGGGCCCGCGGGCAGGTGCCCGCTCCGTTTCTCCAAATTCTTCGATCAGCGGCATACAACACGATTACTGTCAGGCGTCCACGGAGTGGAGAAACGCTCAGGAGCATCCCCGTGGTCCCTGTCACCAGATCCTTTTTGGCAACCTCGACTCTATCGCCTCCAGCGGTGCTGTCGCCAACGCGATCTCGCGGCGCTCGTCGTCCGCCACGGATGCATAAAAGTGATGGTACGTTCCGTTGTGAAGGACCACGAACGGCTTTGCAGCATGGACGGCATCGAACGAGCCCGGAGGGCCGATGCGGAGTATGGGGTTCTGCGGCACGGTGCGCCACCCGAGCGGGAATTCCTCGGGGGTCGTCCACGCGATCCCGTCCTGCGCATTCTTCCGGTCCCAGCTGTAGTATGCCATGAACCAGCGTCCGCCGGTGAAGAACACGCTCGGGTCGCCGGTCCGCCCCGATGCATCCCATGCCCCCGGCTTCATGCTGCCAACGAGGAGCGGCGATTCCGCATCGCGGACATCCCAGTGGAGCAGATCGGTGGAGACGGCGTAGCCGATGTATTCTTCTTCATGTCCCTTCACGACGCCGGAGGCGTTGAAGAAGAGATAGTAGGTGCTGTCGTGCCTGATGACGTTGGGATGCCAGATGGCGTCTTTCCTCCAGCCGGTGCCGGAAGGGGAGATGATGGGGTTGCCTTCATAGCGCTTCCACGTGACGAGGTCGGTGGACGTGGCAACGTTCATCGCCTTCGTCCCTTTTTCGTAGCCTTTCCTTGTGGTGCCGAAGTAGAAGAGGAAGTACTTTCCCTGCGCTTCGATGACGAACGGGCCGGGAGTGCCTGCTTCATCGGACGAGCCCGGGATGCCGCTCGGGCCGAAGATCGGGTTGCGCGGGTCTTTCTCCCAGTGGAGAAGGTCGTCGGACCATGCGAGTCCGACCTGCGGCTTTGCCACGGCCTTGTAGCCGCGGATGTCCTCGCGCACGCGGGCGTAGCCGGTGTAGACCATGGCGAAGCGCTGTGCCTGGGTGTCGAACCAGATGACGGGAGATTCGACCATGCCGGCGTCCCAGGCGCCTTTCGGGCCGAGCGGGAGGATCACGCCGCGCTTCTCAAGCGTCAGTTCCTGTGCGGCATTGCAGGCCTCAGGATGGTTGCTATGAGGAGGTATGCCGATTTTCATTACGGTGTTTTATGATTTCGGGCCCGGGGGCAGGCGCCCGCTCCGTTTCTCCAAATTCTTCGATCGGCGGTATGGGATACGATTCCCCTGCGGTGTCCACGGAGTGGAGAAACGTCGCGGACCCCATGCCCCCGGGCCCGTCCACCCTCCTTCAGACTGAATCAAGATAGTTTTTAGCCCCCGCAATCGCAACCCACGGATTTCCACGGTGGATTCCCACCACGGCATGGTGCGTGGCGGCCTGAACGAGCAGGCATGCCCCTGAAACGCGACAAAAGGGCGAAGCGCGGCGTGGCACGGGGTTGCATTGATGGTGGCAACAGAAGCACGAGGCGATGATGATACACATTACGAAGACCAGTGAAGGGTGCACGACGCTGCACCTCCGGCTCGAAGGGATGCTGGATGATGCACACGCCGGTGCCCTCCGGGACGTGATAGAAGAAGCAAAGGCGGGAAAGATCTTGTCCTTCGTCCTGGACTGCGCAGGGATGACCGGCGCGGATGGGACGGGGCTCGATCTCCTGCGCTCGTTGAAAGAGGGTGGCGCGACGTTCCACGACCCGCCGGTGGCGATCGCCTGGCACCTCGGACTTCTGCACACGACACGATCAGGGAATACACAACCATCATGAAGATAGATCTCCGCAGTTACGGCTCTGCCTCCAGGGCCATGCTCCTCACCCTGCTGATCCTCGCGATGCCGCTGGCCGGCAGGGCGCAAGCCCCGGTCGCGATCGGACTCGCACAGGCAGCAGAACGGGTCATCGAGGCGAATCCGCTGGTCCTCGCCGCACACCAGGATGTCCTGGCCTCCGAGAAACAACTCAGCCGCGCGTGGCGTGAATACGTCCCGACGATCACCGCCAACGCGCGCTACAGCTACCTGGACGACGATATCGCCCTCACCGTGAACCCTATCAAGGTCCCGCTGCCGCCGGCCGGTATCACCATCAACGTCCCGCCGGTCACGCTGTTGGACCGCTCCACCCTGCGCGCCGATGTGACCGCCACGGTGCCGCTGTTCACCGGCTTCCGGATCGCCTCCGGCATCCGCGCTTCACGCCACATGGTGCAGGATGCCACGGCACAGGATACGCTCGCGATGCAGCGTGCCGTTGCATCGACGCTCGTGGCCTATCACCAGTGCCTCCTCGCGGACCGCCTCGTGGCCGCCCGGGAAGAAGCCTATGCCACCGTCACCGCGCACCAGCACCGCGTGGAAGCCCTCCAGCAGCAGGGGATCGCGACGCAGTACGACCGCATCCGCGCCGACCTCGCGCTCAGCGAGGCGAAGAAATCGCTGGAAGAATCGCGCAATGGCCGGCTCGTCGCGTATTCGCTCCTGAAGAAACAGCTCGCGTATCCGGATTCGGTCCGGATCACGCTCACGGATTCGCTCACGTATGTGCCATATCCGGTGGACCTCGAGAGCGCCATCGTGGAGGCCCGCGGTGCGCGCCCCGAGATCCGCTCCGTGGAAGAGAAACGCGAGGCCGTCCATGCGATGTCCAATGCGGAGTTCGGCAAGATGCTTCCGCAGATCGGCGCATTCGCACGGTACGAGTTCATCGAGAAGTCGCTTACGCAGCTCGACCCCCGCTGGATCGTGGGCGTGAGCGCAAGCCTGACGATCTTCAACGGGTTCAAGGACCTGGCCGCGTCGCAGGCATACGACATTCAGGAAGAGAAGTTGAACAATGTAGGCGATGAGGTGGGGAACAGCATCGCTCTGGAAGTGCGGAAGTATCACGCCGACAAGAACACGGCCGAACAGCAGATCGCCGCCGCGGAAACGTCGCTCCGGCTCGCCCTGGAGGCGCTCCGGATGGCGGACCTGCGGTTCTCGACCGGCAGCGGGACGTCCCTGGAGGTACTGGACGCCCAGACGGCGGTGGTGGCGGGGAAGACCTCCCTCGCGCTCGCACTCTATAATTATCGCACGGCAACGATCGAACTCACCCGTTCGGTCGCGCGTACCGATGCCCTGTTCCGTGGTGTATTCTGAAACGATGGAGACAACATGAACACGCTCAAACAGACCCTGAGATCCTATCCGTTGTTGTGGTTCGTTCCGTTCATCATCGTGCTGGCGCTCGTCGTGGCCGTGGTGTCGTATGCCACCACGGACC
This window contains:
- a CDS encoding family 43 glycosylhydrolase is translated as MKIGIPPHSNHPEACNAAQELTLEKRGVILPLGPKGAWDAGMVESPVIWFDTQAQRFAMVYTGYARVREDIRGYKAVAKPQVGLAWSDDLLHWEKDPRNPIFGPSGIPGSSDEAGTPGPFVIEAQGKYFLFYFGTTRKGYEKGTKAMNVATSTDLVTWKRYEGNPIISPSGTGWRKDAIWHPNVIRHDSTYYLFFNASGVVKGHEEEYIGYAVSTDLLHWDVRDAESPLLVGSMKPGAWDASGRTGDPSVFFTGGRWFMAYYSWDRKNAQDGIAWTTPEEFPLGWRTVPQNPILRIGPPGSFDAVHAAKPFVVLHNGTYHHFYASVADDERREIALATAPLEAIESRLPKRIW
- a CDS encoding TIGR03545 family protein produces the protein MRKKFILYVLIPAIILGIVVYIFIDGWVEAGLETAGESMVGAKVEIDDLSLSLFPLGVKFERMQVANPDDPWKNIFETRRVAFTMDAGQLLRGKYIINTMEVKDLIIGTKRTTNGTLPGGRPKNEAASDSRSFSALAEDVLNRSVEKTPIFDPAMLRNGVNIDSILKVVDLKSLKHIDTLKARAATATAQWQSTLADVDQTKQRLAVMDSSIRSIDVNKLKDVPTILSAIQTVDNTRKGLNEIVTTYNTRRDAITGEIKQISTAVGEIDDIAKADYQRVLSLARLPDINAIGIAEALVGKQMVRDVKTYLGYVDMAREKIKNYQDSQPKEVSPPRMKGQDIHFAVDRHYPKFWIKNIAISGGEDAKQNPDFFYATGKVLNVSSDQRITGLPLTVDLTGARGSGVKATLGALFDRRKAEPLDEYRASITGVPLAGFAIGSQDFLPATITGAKLGTAVEVRIPGSSFDAKTRLDFRTMTIAYAAPAKNVGERLAREVLGGVSGFDVDLRLWNSAEGFKMALATDLDEQFSARVKAVLGAELAKLQNELRAKVNGIIAQKRAEFDKLYAAKKAEAEQKLAQYTAIVNDKVAMVDAKKKELEAQLEKAKKGGVEDAVKKLFKKP
- the ggt gene encoding gamma-glutamyltransferase; protein product: MVASDQPLASEAGVQIMRQGGNAVDAAVATAFALAVVLPEAGNIGGGGFMVVRMADGTSAALDFREKAPMAASRDMYLDAQGNQTDKSINGHLAAGVPGSVAGMYEAHKRFGKLPWHAVVEPAIRLAADGFIVTKDLSDNVRDDSSRLAKFPASAALFLPDGAPLRIGTRWINPDLAASLQRIATQGPRGFYEGTTADLIVAEMQRGNGIITHEDLKQYTAVWRTPVTTAYRKHTIISMPPPSSGGTTIALMAHMLERYDMRGLGWHSPEGIHLTVEAMRRAFADRNHWFGDPDFVRIPAVRLMSQEYADLRGSTIDPARATPSSAVSYGPAGPAIESMHTTHYSVADGAGNMVSVTTTVNLGFGSAVTVTGAGFLLNNEMDDFASKPGSPNVFGLVQGEANAIAPGKRILSSMSPTIVLDPAGEPLLITGASGGPRIITAVFQVITNVVDHGMDITPAVVAPRFHHQHLPDTILLENNGFADDRIAALRSMGHTTKGIHHLAISPSILRANGVWRGSADPRTGGAAVGY
- a CDS encoding TIGR03546 family protein, producing the protein MFWLKLIRDFIKILREGQTPAQVAGGFALGSILGLSPNLTLQGILVWFVILILDVNLSAALVALTVFSLFAFLLDPAFHWVGYQILTNIDALTSFWTTLYNAPVAPLTRFNNTVVMGSFISALILFLPVYYGMKKFVVAYRARVGSKVEKWKIYQVIKRSTLVQWYEKLRDLGG
- a CDS encoding TolC family protein, with protein sequence MKIDLRSYGSASRAMLLTLLILAMPLAGRAQAPVAIGLAQAAERVIEANPLVLAAHQDVLASEKQLSRAWREYVPTITANARYSYLDDDIALTVNPIKVPLPPAGITINVPPVTLLDRSTLRADVTATVPLFTGFRIASGIRASRHMVQDATAQDTLAMQRAVASTLVAYHQCLLADRLVAAREEAYATVTAHQHRVEALQQQGIATQYDRIRADLALSEAKKSLEESRNGRLVAYSLLKKQLAYPDSVRITLTDSLTYVPYPVDLESAIVEARGARPEIRSVEEKREAVHAMSNAEFGKMLPQIGAFARYEFIEKSLTQLDPRWIVGVSASLTIFNGFKDLAASQAYDIQEEKLNNVGDEVGNSIALEVRKYHADKNTAEQQIAAAETSLRLALEALRMADLRFSTGSGTSLEVLDAQTAVVAGKTSLALALYNYRTATIELTRSVARTDALFRGVF
- a CDS encoding polysaccharide biosynthesis protein — encoded protein: MTANDLLRMGNKHGRLRKLTHLRNRYLIGIDTLGLLAIPSIAYLLRTESLEGLAALWESIAVYTLGMIVLKWFIFYAGGLYSTLWAYTSVYELLLVARTIGLSALAEIAVSYGIFYTFGQIPPGIPRSLPILSALMTLFYVTGIRFSIRIIYSAINRKEGHGGESHPVLIAGAGSAGVMIARELQDNPHLGMIPIGFVDDDPNKAEKVIYGIPVFGVIDDIPWITSRTGIKEVIIAMPTAAGEVIRRVDRICKEAGIPSKITPGLFDLVRGAAKIESVHEVQLEDLLRRDVVGSDHAIVSTAILGRRVLVTGAGGSIGSEIVRQLKGFRPSELIILGHGETSIFHMMKELEQTRVPGMVVIPVVADVRDHERMEQVFLTHRPQIIFHAAAHKHVWLMEQNLADAVTNNILGTRVMVTLAEKYGVARFVMISSDKAVNPTSVMGVTKRVAELIVQDA